A genomic region of Miscanthus floridulus cultivar M001 chromosome 3, ASM1932011v1, whole genome shotgun sequence contains the following coding sequences:
- the LOC136544800 gene encoding eukaryotic translation initiation factor 3 subunit I-like, with protein MRPILMKGHERPLTFLRYNRDGDLLFSCAKDHTPTVWYADNGDRLGTYRGHNGAVWTCDVSRDSARLITGSADQTAKLWEVSTGKELFSFRFDAPARSVEFAIGDALAVVTTDNFMDHVPTVQVKRIAEDIDDQTEESALVITGIKGRINRAVWGPLNRTIITAGEDATIRIWDSETGQLLKESDKESGHQKTITSLSKSLDWSHFITGSLDKSAKLWDARTLTLIKTYVTERPVNAVDISPTHDTVVLGGGQDAMNVTMTDRRAGKFEAKFYHKILQEEIGGVKGHFGPINALAFNPDGRSFSSGGEDGYVRLHHFDSDYFSIKM; from the exons ATGAGGCCGATCCTGATGAAGGGCCACGAGCGCCCGCTCACGTTCCTGCGCTACAACCGCGACGGGGACCTGCTCTTCTCCTGCGCCAAGGACCACACCCCCACGGTCTGGTACGCGGACAACGGCGACCGCCTCGGCACCTACCGGGGCCACAACGGCGCCGTCTGGACCTGCGACGTCTCCCGCGACTCGGCGCGTCTTATCACCGGATCCGCCGACCAGACCGCCAAGCTCTGGGAGGTCAGCACGGGGAAGGAGCTCTTCAGCTTCCGCTTCGACGCGCCCGCCAGGTCCGTCGAGTTCGCCATCGGGGAcgcgctcgccgtcgtcaccaccgACAACTTCATGGACCACGTCCCCACCGTCCAGGTCAAACGCATCGCCGAGGACATCGACGATC AGACGGAGGAGTCTGCACTCGTCATCACCGGCATCAAGGGAAGGATCAACAGGGCCGTTTGGGGGCCGCTGAACAGGACCATCATCACTGCCGGGGAGGATGCCACCATTCGCATCTGGGACTCAGAG ACTGGACAACTGCTGAAAGAGTCTGATAAAGAATCTGGACATCAGAAGACCATCACATCTTTGTCAAAATCCTTAGATTGGTCACATTTCATTACTGGCTCCTTGGATAAATCTGCGAAG CTATGGGATGCAAGAACGCTGACCCTGATCAAGACGTATGTCACAGAGAGACCAGTTAATGCTGTTGACATCTCTCCCACTCATGATACG GTGGTTCTAGGAGGTGGTCAGGATGCAATGAATGTGACTATGACAGACCGCCGTGCTGGTAAATTCGAGGCTAAATTCTATCACAAG ATTTTGCAAGAGGAAATTGGTGGTGTTAAAGGACATTTTGGGCCAATTAATGCTTTGGCATTTAATCCTGATGGGCGGAG CTTTTCAAGTGGTGGTGAAGATGGATATGTAAGGCTGCATCATTTTGATTCCGACTACTTCAGTATCAAGATGTAG